In Salmo trutta unplaced genomic scaffold, fSalTru1.1, whole genome shotgun sequence, a single window of DNA contains:
- the LOC115182087 gene encoding tubulin alpha-1A chain-like, whose protein sequence is MRECISVHVGQAGVQMGNACWELYCLEHGIQPDGQMPSDKTIGGGDDSFNTFFSETGAGKHVPRAVFVDLEPTVIDEVRTGTYRQLFHPEQLITGKEDAANNYARGHYTIGKEIIDLVLDRTRKLADQCTGLQGFLIFHSFGGGTGSGFTSLLMERLSVDYGKKSKLEFAIYPAPQVSTAVVEPYNSILTTHTTLEHSDCAFMVDNEAIYDICRRNLDIERPTYTNLNRLIGQIVSSITASLRFDGALNVDLTEFQTNLVPYPRIHFPLATYAPVISAEKAYHEMLSVAEITNACFEPANQMVKCDPRHGKYMACCLLYRGDVVPKDVNSAIATIKTKRTIQFVDWCPTGFKVGINYQPPTVVPGGDLAKVQRAVCMLSNTTAIAEAWARLDHKFDLMYAKRAFVHWYVGEGMEEGEFSEAREDMAALEKDYEEVGTDSVGDEGEEEGEEY, encoded by the exons ATG CGTGAATGCATCTCTGTCCACGTCGGCCAGGCAGGTGTCCAGATGGGCAATGCATGCTGGGAACTGTACTGCCTGGAACATGGGATCCAGCCTGACGGACAGATGCCCAGTGATAAGACAATCGGAGGGGGAGATGACTCCTTCAACACCTTCTTCAGTGAGACTGGGGCTGGTAAACATGTTCCTCGTGCAGTCTTTGTAGACCTGGAGCCAACCGTCATTG ACGAGGTCCGCACAGGTACCTACCGCCAGCTGTTCCACCCTGAGCAGCTGATCACAGGCAAGGAGGACGCTGCCAACAACTATGCCCGTGGTCACTACACCATTGGCAAGGAGATCATCGACCTGGTACTCGACCGGACACGCAAACTG GCTGACCAGTGCACTGGTCTCCAGGGCTTCCTGATCTTCCACAGCTTTGGAGGAGGCACCGGTTCTGGGTTCACCTCCCTGTTGATGGAACGTCTCTCTGTCGACTATGGGAAGAAGTCCAAGCTTGAGTTTGCCATCTATCCAGCTCCTCAGGTGTCTACTGCTGTGGTGGAGCCTTATAACTCCATCCTGACCACCCACACCACCCTGGAGCACTCGGACTGTGCCTTCATGGTGGACAATGAGGCCATCTATGATATCTGCCGCAGGAACCTGGACATTGAGCGCCCCACCTACACCAACCtcaacaggctgattggtcagatcGTCTCCTCCATCACCGCCTCCCTGCGTTTCGATGGGGCCCtcaatgtggacctgacagagttccagaccaACTTGGTGCCCTACCCCCGTATCCACTTCCCTCTGGCCACCTATGCTCCAGTCATCTCTGCTGAGAAGGCCTATCACGAGATGCTATCAGTGGCTGAGATCACCAACGCCTGCTTTGAGCCAGCCAATCAGATGGTGAAATGTGACCCACGTCACGGCAAGTACATGGCCTGCTGCCTGCTCTACCGTGGTGATGTTGTGCCCAAAGATGTCAACTCTGCCATCGCCACAATCAAGACCAAGCGCACCATCCAGTTTGTGGACTGGTGTCCCACTGGCTTCAAGGTCGGTATCAACTACCAGCCACCCACAGTGGTCCCTGGAGGAGATCTGGCCAAGGTCCAGAGAGCTGTGTGCATGCTGAGCAACACCACCGCCATCGCTGAGGCCTGGGCCAGGCTTGACCACAAGTTTGATCTGATGTACGCAAAGAGAGCCTTTGTGCACTGGTATGTGGGAGAGGGCATGGAGGAGGGAGAGTTCTCAGAGGCCAGAGAGGATATGGCAGCCCTGGAGAAGGATTATGAAGAGGTGGGTACTGACAGTGTAGGGgacgagggggaggaggagggagaggaatatTAA